The following are encoded in a window of Kogia breviceps isolate mKogBre1 chromosome 10, mKogBre1 haplotype 1, whole genome shotgun sequence genomic DNA:
- the IL17A gene encoding interleukin-17A isoform X2, protein MARVRTSSVSLLLLLSLVALVKTGIIIPQSPGCPHIEDKNFPQYVRVNLNILNRNTNSRRHSDYYKRSTSPWTLHRNEDPERYPSVIWEAKCSHSGCVSADGKVDHHMNSVPIQQEILVLRREPQHCPHSFRLEKMLVAVGCTCVTPIVHHMA, encoded by the exons ATGGCTCGTGTGAGAACTTCATCCGTG tcactgctgctgctgctgagtcTGGTGGCTCTTGTGAAGACAGGAATCATAATCCCACAAAGTCCAGGCTGCCCGCATATTGAGGACAAGAACTTCCCACAGTATGTGAGGGTTAACCTAAACATCCTTAACCGGAACACGAATTCCAGAAGACACTCCGATTACTACAAACGCTCCACCTCACCTTGGACTCTCCA CCGCAATGAGGATCCTGAGAGGTACCCCTCTGTGATCTGGGAGGCCAAGTGCAGCCACTCGGGCTGTGTCAGTGCTGACGGGAAGGTGGACCATCACATGAACTCCGTCCCCATCCAGCAAGAGATCCTGGTCCTACGAAGGGAGCCTCAGCACTGCCCCCACTCCTTCCGGCTGGAGAAGATGCTGGTGGCTGTGGGCTGCACCTGTGTCACCCCCATTGTCCACCACATGGCTTAA
- the IL17A gene encoding interleukin-17A isoform X1, with translation MARVRTSSVFQSLLLLLSLVALVKTGIIIPQSPGCPHIEDKNFPQYVRVNLNILNRNTNSRRHSDYYKRSTSPWTLHRNEDPERYPSVIWEAKCSHSGCVSADGKVDHHMNSVPIQQEILVLRREPQHCPHSFRLEKMLVAVGCTCVTPIVHHMA, from the exons ATGGCTCGTGTGAGAACTTCATCCGTG TTCCagtcactgctgctgctgctgagtcTGGTGGCTCTTGTGAAGACAGGAATCATAATCCCACAAAGTCCAGGCTGCCCGCATATTGAGGACAAGAACTTCCCACAGTATGTGAGGGTTAACCTAAACATCCTTAACCGGAACACGAATTCCAGAAGACACTCCGATTACTACAAACGCTCCACCTCACCTTGGACTCTCCA CCGCAATGAGGATCCTGAGAGGTACCCCTCTGTGATCTGGGAGGCCAAGTGCAGCCACTCGGGCTGTGTCAGTGCTGACGGGAAGGTGGACCATCACATGAACTCCGTCCCCATCCAGCAAGAGATCCTGGTCCTACGAAGGGAGCCTCAGCACTGCCCCCACTCCTTCCGGCTGGAGAAGATGCTGGTGGCTGTGGGCTGCACCTGTGTCACCCCCATTGTCCACCACATGGCTTAA